From a single Ignavibacteriota bacterium genomic region:
- a CDS encoding glycoside hydrolase family 130 protein has translation MKRSPHNPVVTRADVPAIPPEYTDVSSVFNPGAIKFKGKYYLLLRVQSRSRETGFIVAESPDGIRFKVHDTVVDLKGMEKVGQRVYHVYDGRLTAFGDTVYAMFAMDMEGACHLGLASTKDFRSFTFLGITTQDDTRNGVLFPETIGGKYMRMDRPNKSEVEGGVRTGNTIWLSSSSDMIAWTRIAPLISGRFHYWDELIGSGPPPVKTRRGWLHIYHGVATHFGSANIYQAGVILLDLADPAKVLGRCRCNILEPREIWELAGQVPNVVFPSGMIVEHFDADGYALPDSEVKVYYGAADTVVGLATATVQELIDAAMEGPIPVVGQ, from the coding sequence ATGAAACGATCACCACACAACCCGGTCGTCACGCGGGCGGACGTCCCCGCCATACCGCCGGAGTACACCGACGTCTCCTCGGTCTTCAACCCCGGAGCGATCAAGTTTAAGGGCAAGTACTATCTGCTCCTGCGCGTCCAGAGCCGTTCACGCGAGACCGGCTTCATCGTCGCCGAAAGCCCGGATGGGATCCGGTTCAAGGTCCACGACACGGTCGTCGATCTGAAGGGGATGGAGAAGGTCGGCCAGCGCGTGTATCATGTGTACGACGGCCGGCTGACGGCATTCGGTGATACGGTCTACGCGATGTTCGCGATGGATATGGAAGGTGCGTGCCATCTGGGCCTTGCCAGCACGAAGGACTTCCGGTCGTTCACGTTCCTCGGCATCACCACGCAGGACGATACGAGGAATGGCGTGCTGTTCCCCGAGACGATCGGCGGGAAGTACATGCGCATGGACCGCCCCAACAAGTCGGAAGTGGAAGGCGGTGTGCGCACCGGCAACACGATCTGGCTCTCGTCCTCATCCGACATGATCGCATGGACGCGGATCGCGCCGCTGATCAGCGGACGATTCCACTACTGGGACGAACTCATCGGCTCCGGCCCGCCGCCGGTGAAGACACGCCGGGGATGGCTGCACATCTACCATGGTGTTGCGACGCATTTCGGAAGCGCCAACATCTATCAGGCAGGGGTGATCCTGCTGGACCTGGCGGATCCGGCGAAGGTGTTGGGCCGCTGCCGGTGCAACATCCTCGAGCCGCGCGAGATCTGGGAACTTGCCGGTCAGGTCCCGAACGTGGTCTTCCCGAGCGGGATGATCGTGGAGCACTTTGACGCCGACGGGTATGCCCTGCCCGACAGCGAAGTGAAGGTATACTATGGTGCCGCGGACACGGTCGTGGGGCTCGCGACGGCAACGGTGCAGGAGCTCATCGACGCGGCGATGGAGGGACCGATCCCCGTGGTTGGACAATGA
- a CDS encoding alpha-L-fucosidase: protein MNRRALFLVIAATLITGAIAVAQHAPAPETETDPAVLQKLQWFQDQKFGFMMHWGPYSQWGVVESWSLCSEDEPWCERRMDNYVDYCKAYEELPRTFNPVSFDPDAWAAAARNAGMKYLVFTTKHHDGFCMFDTKQTAYRITDPAVPFHTNPRANVTKEIFSSFRKQGFGIGAYFSKPDWHSPHYWAPYWAHADRNVNYDITKHPDRWKAFVAFTHAQIEELMTGYGPIDILWLDGGWVNPGNKKQDVNMPAIAAMSRSHNPGMIVVDRAVPGRYENYRTPEQEVPERPLSYPWETCMTMGNSWSYVPNDSYKPTNRLIHLLVDIVAKGGNFLLNVGPDAQGNLPQTALLRMKDMGNWLKVNGDAIYKTRPVAPYKEGKMCYTRSAGGAINAIYLADASEKEVPASIWLQGISAKPGSTIRMMGVREPLAWEKNGKGVLIRIPSALSRKPPCEHAWSFVVEQPIL from the coding sequence ATGAACCGGCGTGCCTTGTTCCTGGTGATCGCCGCAACACTGATCACCGGTGCCATCGCCGTGGCACAGCACGCACCTGCTCCGGAGACCGAGACCGATCCTGCCGTTCTGCAGAAGCTCCAGTGGTTCCAGGACCAGAAGTTCGGGTTCATGATGCACTGGGGCCCCTACAGCCAGTGGGGCGTCGTGGAATCATGGTCACTCTGCAGCGAGGACGAGCCCTGGTGCGAGCGGCGCATGGACAACTATGTTGACTACTGCAAGGCCTATGAAGAGCTGCCGCGCACATTCAACCCCGTGTCCTTCGACCCTGATGCCTGGGCGGCCGCAGCCCGCAATGCCGGCATGAAGTACCTGGTCTTCACCACGAAGCACCACGACGGCTTCTGCATGTTCGACACGAAACAGACCGCCTACCGCATCACGGATCCGGCGGTGCCCTTCCACACCAACCCCCGCGCCAATGTCACGAAGGAGATCTTCTCGTCGTTCCGCAAGCAGGGGTTCGGCATCGGCGCCTATTTTTCCAAACCCGACTGGCATAGCCCGCACTACTGGGCACCGTACTGGGCACATGCGGACCGGAACGTGAACTACGACATCACGAAGCATCCCGACAGATGGAAGGCGTTCGTGGCCTTCACCCACGCACAGATCGAAGAACTGATGACCGGCTACGGCCCGATCGATATTCTCTGGCTCGACGGCGGCTGGGTGAACCCCGGCAACAAGAAGCAGGACGTCAACATGCCTGCGATCGCTGCCATGTCCCGCTCCCATAACCCGGGCATGATCGTGGTGGATCGCGCCGTTCCCGGACGCTACGAGAACTACCGGACACCCGAGCAGGAGGTTCCGGAACGCCCGCTGTCATATCCCTGGGAGACCTGCATGACCATGGGCAACTCCTGGTCGTACGTCCCCAACGACTCCTATAAACCCACCAACCGTCTCATCCATCTGCTCGTTGACATCGTGGCAAAGGGAGGCAACTTCCTGCTGAACGTTGGTCCCGATGCCCAGGGGAATCTGCCGCAGACAGCGCTTCTCCGCATGAAGGATATGGGGAACTGGTTGAAGGTGAACGGTGACGCCATCTACAAGACCCGGCCAGTGGCACCGTACAAGGAAGGGAAGATGTGCTATACCCGTTCGGCCGGCGGAGCCATCAATGCTATCTATCTCGCTGATGCTTCAGAAAAGGAGGTCCCGGCCAGTATCTGGCTTCAGGGCATTTCGGCAAAGCCCGGATCGACGATCCGGATGATGGGAGTACGGGAGCCGCTCGCCTGGGAAAAGAACGGTAAGGGTGTGCTCATCCGCATTCCTTCGGCGCTCTCGAGAAAACCCCCATGCGAACACGCATGGAGCTTCGTCGTCGAACAACCCATCCTGTGA
- a CDS encoding prolyl oligopeptidase family serine peptidase: protein MTEHTLGRSLRRLALGGAAFVLAGGLPSMHAADTLVVREAMGLTLPRRMATSVVMATPLDGWFVKGRSSAPADGEVVKFPDGGEARWAREQPDARGWFKGSYGTERFIAVTLERTEPARMILEGMGHDYVYVNGTPRVGNQYQQKDQREAWEPHDDYSRVPVDLVKGKNLLLFRFTRGGLKIKLYPPSRPVAFNANDLTIPDAVVGQPLDAPGAIVLVNATGKTVSGARLVSSVAGGATDTTAVPDVPAMGVRKVPFRVRVTADAKGDRSLALRLLAGRGASANVMDTVSITIRAVDPYEARQETFISTTDGSVQYYAVMPQAKNAIAGKPALFLSLHGAGVEAINQARSYAPKSWGVHIAPTNRRPYGFSWEDWGRLDALEVKAIAEKNYGTDPDRVYLTGHSMGGHGTWFMSATYPDKFAAIGPSAGWITFQSYRFAGSTPDSSPVQRMLLRSAKPSDLPSIATNYAHLGVYIIHGDKDDNVPPQQSYLMMERLKTFHHDFEYHEEPGAGHWWDNSEDPGADCVDWRPLFDFFARHTRPGKDRVRTINFMTANPGISARDNWLTIEAQERQLELSTVKIASIPAANQVRGTTENVQRLGLDRDLLDLRGTPMVDLDGQKIAVKDVDPSADRFWFAKVAGNWGQVAAASPSAKGAGRYGTFKEAFRNRVVLVYGTGGNDEENAWAYERARYDAEKLWYQGNGAVDVFADTGYDPSKEPDRNVILYGNRRTNKLWKSLLADSPVQVDRGRVEMPGRTVKDDDICAIFVRPRAGSAIASVGAVSGTGLEGMRLTHIVRYLEPGLGLPDVTVFTPEVLTKGNDGILMTGFFGLDWSAGSGEFVVRK, encoded by the coding sequence ATGACTGAACACACTCTTGGCCGGTCCCTCAGGCGCCTGGCGCTTGGCGGAGCGGCATTCGTGCTCGCCGGCGGTTTGCCGTCGATGCATGCCGCAGATACGCTGGTGGTCCGCGAGGCGATGGGCCTGACGCTGCCGCGACGGATGGCGACCAGCGTGGTGATGGCGACACCGTTGGACGGATGGTTCGTGAAAGGACGTTCGTCGGCCCCCGCGGACGGCGAAGTGGTGAAGTTCCCCGATGGAGGGGAGGCCCGTTGGGCGCGTGAGCAACCGGATGCCAGAGGATGGTTCAAAGGCTCGTACGGTACGGAACGCTTCATTGCCGTGACCCTGGAGCGTACGGAGCCCGCCCGCATGATCCTGGAAGGTATGGGCCATGATTACGTGTATGTGAATGGCACACCCCGGGTCGGCAACCAGTATCAGCAGAAGGATCAGCGTGAGGCGTGGGAGCCGCACGATGATTATTCCCGCGTGCCGGTCGACCTCGTGAAGGGGAAGAACCTGTTGCTGTTCAGGTTCACGCGTGGTGGGTTGAAGATCAAGCTCTACCCGCCGTCGCGTCCGGTCGCCTTCAACGCGAACGACCTCACGATCCCTGATGCAGTTGTCGGGCAACCGCTGGATGCCCCGGGGGCGATCGTTCTCGTGAATGCGACAGGCAAGACGGTGAGCGGTGCCCGGCTGGTGAGCAGCGTGGCCGGTGGGGCGACCGATACGACCGCCGTCCCTGATGTGCCCGCCATGGGCGTGCGCAAGGTGCCGTTCCGGGTGCGCGTGACCGCGGATGCGAAGGGGGATCGTTCCCTGGCGCTCCGGCTTCTCGCGGGGCGTGGCGCATCGGCGAACGTGATGGACACGGTGAGCATCACGATCCGCGCGGTGGATCCCTATGAAGCGCGGCAGGAGACCTTCATCAGTACCACCGACGGCAGTGTGCAATACTACGCGGTGATGCCGCAGGCGAAGAACGCGATCGCCGGAAAACCCGCCCTGTTCCTGTCCCTGCACGGAGCGGGAGTCGAGGCGATCAACCAGGCCCGTTCGTATGCCCCGAAATCATGGGGTGTGCACATCGCACCCACGAACCGCAGGCCGTACGGATTCTCGTGGGAGGACTGGGGGCGGCTGGATGCCCTCGAAGTGAAGGCCATCGCAGAGAAGAACTATGGCACCGATCCCGATCGTGTGTACCTGACGGGGCATTCGATGGGTGGCCATGGCACATGGTTCATGAGCGCGACGTATCCGGACAAGTTCGCGGCGATCGGGCCCAGTGCCGGGTGGATCACGTTCCAGTCGTACCGTTTTGCCGGCTCCACGCCCGACTCCAGCCCCGTGCAGCGCATGCTGTTGCGGTCCGCGAAGCCGAGCGACCTGCCGTCGATCGCCACGAACTATGCCCACCTTGGCGTGTACATCATCCACGGCGACAAGGATGACAACGTACCGCCGCAGCAATCGTATCTCATGATGGAACGGTTGAAGACGTTCCATCACGACTTCGAGTATCATGAAGAGCCGGGAGCCGGGCACTGGTGGGACAATTCCGAGGATCCCGGTGCGGATTGCGTCGACTGGCGTCCGTTGTTCGACTTCTTCGCGCGGCACACCCGTCCGGGCAAGGACCGTGTGCGCACGATCAATTTCATGACCGCCAATCCGGGGATCTCGGCGCGCGACAACTGGCTGACGATCGAAGCGCAGGAGCGGCAGCTGGAGCTGAGCACGGTGAAGATCGCGAGCATTCCGGCTGCCAATCAGGTGCGGGGCACGACGGAGAACGTGCAGCGATTGGGCCTCGATCGCGACCTGCTGGACCTCCGGGGAACGCCGATGGTTGATCTGGATGGCCAGAAGATCGCGGTGAAGGATGTGGATCCGTCGGCGGATCGGTTCTGGTTCGCAAAGGTTGCGGGGAACTGGGGTCAGGTGGCCGCAGCGTCGCCGTCCGCAAAGGGTGCAGGACGGTATGGGACATTCAAGGAAGCATTCCGCAACCGGGTGGTGCTGGTGTACGGTACCGGTGGGAATGACGAGGAGAATGCCTGGGCGTACGAGCGTGCCCGGTACGATGCGGAGAAGTTGTGGTATCAGGGGAACGGAGCCGTGGACGTCTTCGCGGATACCGGGTATGATCCGTCGAAAGAGCCCGACCGGAACGTGATCCTGTACGGCAACCGCCGCACGAACAAGCTGTGGAAGTCGCTCCTTGCGGATTCTCCGGTACAGGTGGACCGGGGGCGGGTGGAGATGCCGGGCCGGACAGTGAAGGACGACGACATTTGTGCGATCTTTGTCCGTCCGCGTGCTGGCAGTGCCATCGCTTCCGTCGGCGCGGTTTCGGGTACCGGTCTGGAAGGGATGCGCCTCACGCATATTGTCCGCTATCTGGAGCCCGGTTTAGGGCTTCCTGATGTCACGGTGTTCACGCCGGAAGTGTTGACGAAGGGGAACGATGGGATCCTGATGACCGGGTTCTTCGGGTTGGACTGGTCGGCGGGGAGTGGGGAGTTCGTCGTGCGGAAGTAG
- a CDS encoding glycoside hydrolase family 125 protein produces MKNSPGTTGADPSKGFTSCRPPAGQRAFVSESVEALIQTVRRSIADEELGWMFENCLPNTLDTTVRTGTVDGKPDTFVITGDIDAMWLRDSTAQVWPYVHLAVDDKPLRRLIAGVIHRQTACILIDPYANAFNDGPLGGPWEKDLTTMRPELHERKFEIDSLCYAVRLAYGYWKATGDASVFDDAWLRAMQLTVQTFREQQRKDGQQGPYTFQRVTHVAYDSMPVYGRGNPARPVGLIQSAFRPSDDACIFPFLIPSNFFAEQSLRQIAEIIRAVRTEQAFARECDDLADEVSGALAAHARHLHPSAGEVYAYEVDGYGNALFMDDTNIPSLLALPYLGCVAADDPVYRRTRAFVLGPENPWFYRGTAGEGIGGPHTGYDMIWPMSIIMRALTSDDDTEILRCLGMLVATHAGTGFIHESYHRNDPATFTRSWFAWANTLFGELIVTLHTRRPALLATARIVHS; encoded by the coding sequence ATGAAAAATTCCCCGGGCACAACGGGTGCGGACCCGTCGAAGGGCTTCACGTCCTGCAGACCGCCGGCAGGCCAGCGCGCATTCGTGAGCGAATCGGTCGAAGCACTGATCCAGACCGTACGCCGGTCGATCGCGGATGAAGAACTCGGATGGATGTTCGAGAACTGTCTGCCGAATACGCTCGACACGACCGTGCGGACCGGCACCGTCGATGGCAAACCCGATACGTTCGTAATCACGGGTGACATCGATGCGATGTGGCTCCGCGACTCGACCGCGCAGGTCTGGCCGTACGTCCACCTTGCCGTGGATGATAAGCCCCTGCGGCGCCTCATCGCGGGCGTGATCCACCGGCAGACCGCCTGCATCCTGATCGATCCCTACGCCAATGCGTTCAACGATGGCCCGCTCGGCGGTCCCTGGGAGAAGGATCTCACAACGATGCGCCCCGAGTTGCATGAGCGCAAGTTCGAGATCGATTCTCTCTGTTATGCCGTTCGCCTTGCGTACGGCTACTGGAAAGCAACGGGCGACGCCTCGGTATTCGATGATGCGTGGCTGCGCGCGATGCAGCTGACCGTGCAGACGTTCCGGGAGCAGCAGCGGAAGGATGGCCAGCAGGGCCCGTACACCTTCCAGCGCGTGACGCACGTGGCCTACGATTCGATGCCGGTGTACGGGCGGGGTAACCCTGCTCGTCCCGTGGGCCTGATCCAGTCAGCGTTCCGCCCCTCCGATGATGCCTGTATCTTCCCGTTCCTGATCCCCTCGAATTTCTTCGCCGAACAGTCCCTGCGCCAGATCGCGGAGATCATCCGTGCGGTGCGCACCGAACAGGCATTCGCCCGGGAATGCGACGATCTTGCCGATGAGGTGTCGGGAGCTCTTGCCGCTCATGCAAGGCATCTCCATCCGTCGGCGGGAGAGGTCTATGCCTACGAAGTGGACGGGTACGGGAATGCGTTGTTCATGGACGATACGAACATCCCCAGCCTGCTTGCGCTGCCGTATCTCGGCTGCGTGGCGGCCGACGATCCGGTCTATCGCCGGACCCGCGCCTTCGTCCTGGGCCCGGAGAATCCGTGGTTCTACCGGGGCACGGCAGGCGAGGGTATCGGCGGCCCGCATACGGGCTACGATATGATCTGGCCGATGTCGATCATCATGCGGGCCCTGACGAGCGACGACGACACGGAGATCCTCCGGTGCCTCGGGATGCTGGTGGCGACCCATGCGGGCACGGGATTCATCCACGAGTCGTACCACAGGAACGATCCGGCAACCTTCACCCGGTCGTGGTTCGCGTGGGCGAACACCTTGTTCGGCGAATTGATCGTGACACTCCATACCCGGCGTCCCGCGCTGCTCGCGACGGCCCGGATCGTACACTCCTGA
- a CDS encoding sodium:solute symporter, with amino-acid sequence MTLLDWAIVVGSMIFLIAVVGGSRRYMRSVADFLSAGRSAGRYLITVSQGISMLGSITIVGMWEMYYVSGFSLRWWEFSMGVVLLGITVSGWVIYRFRQTRALTVAQFFEIRYSRRFRIFAGMLAFASGLVNFGLFPSVGARFFIYFCGLPHSFMLLGLDIATFPVVMLVFLSIALFFVFAGGQVAVLITEFIQGIFANTLFLVLVIYFLVIIGWDQIFTAVTMAPADASLINPFHTSQTKDFNFWYFLIGMAGVIYGKMSWQGTQGYNSSAKSAHEAKMGEVLGNYRDIPKWLMLYFIPVIAYTIMHHPDWTATAAQVTGLLQGVDSNAIRTQLTVPVVLASILPIGMMGALTAVMLMATIGTHDAYLHSWGSIFIQDVVMPFRNKPFEPTQHLRILRWSIIGVCIFIFFFSLVFQQSEYIFLFFAITGAIFTGGSGAVIIGGLYWKKGTTGAAWSALITGSVIAVGGIITKQINPDFFINGQEFWGLAMLTSSVVYILVSLLSGKKDFNMDKMLHKGVYAVEEAQVVGEAPSRGLKMLGMGKEFTRGDKIIYIAAYAWTFIWAAIFLVGTWTNLTTEVADSTWMTFWKWFIMINTVASVGIIIWFTIGGTRDLKDMLKRLATAVRNHQDDGFVKRDPNE; translated from the coding sequence ATGACCCTCCTTGATTGGGCGATCGTTGTAGGATCGATGATCTTCCTCATCGCCGTCGTGGGTGGCAGCCGCCGCTACATGCGAAGCGTGGCCGACTTCCTGTCGGCGGGCCGGTCGGCCGGACGCTATCTGATCACCGTATCGCAGGGCATCTCCATGCTCGGCTCCATCACCATCGTCGGCATGTGGGAGATGTACTACGTGTCCGGGTTCAGCCTGCGCTGGTGGGAATTCAGCATGGGCGTGGTCCTGCTCGGCATCACGGTGTCCGGCTGGGTCATCTACCGCTTCCGCCAGACCCGCGCGCTGACGGTGGCGCAATTCTTCGAGATCAGGTACAGCCGGCGCTTCCGCATCTTCGCAGGCATGCTGGCCTTCGCCTCCGGACTCGTGAACTTCGGCCTGTTCCCGTCGGTCGGGGCCCGGTTCTTCATTTATTTCTGCGGGCTCCCACATTCGTTCATGCTGCTCGGGCTGGACATCGCGACGTTCCCGGTCGTGATGCTGGTCTTCCTGAGCATCGCGTTGTTCTTCGTGTTCGCAGGCGGACAGGTGGCCGTGCTGATCACCGAATTCATCCAGGGGATCTTTGCGAACACGTTGTTCCTGGTCCTCGTGATCTACTTCCTGGTGATCATCGGATGGGACCAGATCTTCACCGCCGTGACCATGGCCCCCGCCGATGCATCGCTGATCAACCCGTTCCACACAAGCCAGACCAAGGACTTCAATTTCTGGTACTTCCTGATCGGCATGGCGGGCGTGATCTACGGAAAGATGTCGTGGCAGGGTACGCAGGGATATAACTCCTCGGCCAAGAGCGCCCATGAGGCAAAGATGGGCGAGGTGCTGGGGAACTACCGCGACATCCCTAAGTGGCTCATGTTGTATTTCATCCCCGTGATCGCGTATACGATCATGCATCATCCGGACTGGACCGCCACGGCCGCCCAGGTGACTGGGCTTCTCCAGGGGGTCGATTCGAATGCCATCAGGACCCAGCTGACCGTTCCGGTGGTCCTCGCGTCGATCCTGCCGATCGGCATGATGGGTGCGTTGACCGCCGTGATGCTCATGGCGACCATCGGGACCCACGATGCGTATCTGCACTCGTGGGGGAGCATCTTCATTCAGGACGTCGTGATGCCGTTCCGGAACAAGCCCTTTGAGCCGACCCAGCACCTGCGCATCCTCCGCTGGTCGATCATCGGCGTGTGCATCTTCATCTTCTTCTTCAGTCTCGTCTTCCAGCAGAGCGAGTATATCTTCCTGTTCTTCGCCATCACCGGCGCCATCTTCACGGGCGGCTCGGGCGCGGTGATCATTGGCGGCCTGTACTGGAAGAAGGGGACCACCGGGGCGGCATGGAGCGCACTGATCACCGGTTCAGTCATCGCCGTGGGTGGTATCATCACCAAGCAGATCAACCCCGACTTCTTCATCAACGGCCAGGAGTTCTGGGGCCTGGCGATGCTCACCTCGTCGGTGGTGTACATCCTCGTCTCGCTGCTGAGCGGGAAGAAGGATTTCAACATGGACAAGATGCTCCACAAGGGCGTCTATGCGGTGGAAGAAGCACAGGTCGTTGGCGAGGCCCCTTCGCGCGGACTCAAGATGCTGGGCATGGGGAAGGAATTCACGCGCGGCGACAAGATCATCTACATTGCTGCGTACGCCTGGACCTTCATTTGGGCGGCGATCTTCCTGGTCGGCACCTGGACGAACCTGACGACCGAAGTGGCGGATTCCACCTGGATGACCTTCTGGAAATGGTTCATCATGATCAACACCGTCGCATCGGTGGGGATCATCATCTGGTTCACCATCGGCGGCACCCGCGACCTGAAGGATATGTTGAAACGCCTGGCGACGGCGGTGCGGAATCACCAGGACGACGGCTTTGTGAAACGCGATCCCAACGAATGA
- a CDS encoding T9SS type A sorting domain-containing protein, with protein sequence MKHLFSFLALIALVALCAMPMHQVAMAAGDTLVVLATPPGNINNVINGDTLTGGLRAHPDRVYKLRRGNVYQVTEPIKVNGSIRIVANDTTAGLRPPVLAPGILLDNSSVDHFFNFIGKGATVEMTNLYLLSVRSDQNWLGWSDGIRINADSVKIKLRSVVFDGWSDAGIRIDAHWTRMDVQDCMFRNHQHSSSWFGGQPFMTGSPIALDTVKFINNSFFANNSYLWSIRGYDVKSIFEHNTLVYGTVNPFLTRQGSHLFIKNNLFYAMHAMGGNPDHVWGGWFLNYPDTTSSGIVQIRSKMTWQAIETTGPEVYVDSAHGVYAPMVAASNRSLDLRNNYWYLPTTLTGFYQAYNDTTTKFDSLDYQQYGLGQKGWIKRILVSPTWINQMSGKVVDSVIVAQGGTVINSGNNLNTDPGFGSTVTPHMAKLIAYVNKISTGTLDSTWHYKGTSGVLYPPTWPLPENLAYTNTAMQTAGSDGFPIGDLNWFPAKKAQWLLTDVRPVDNIVPDAFTLDQNYPNPFNPTTQITFSLKSNEQVSLVVYNMLGQQVRTLVNGQEMAAGSYSATWNGLDDRGFQMASGAYVYRLQTKSFSMTRTMMLLK encoded by the coding sequence ATGAAACACTTGTTCTCTTTCCTGGCACTCATCGCGCTCGTCGCGCTGTGTGCCATGCCGATGCACCAGGTGGCAATGGCCGCGGGCGACACCCTCGTCGTCCTCGCCACGCCTCCCGGTAACATCAACAACGTGATCAACGGTGACACGCTGACCGGCGGTCTCCGTGCGCATCCGGATCGCGTGTACAAGCTGCGCCGCGGTAACGTGTACCAGGTCACCGAGCCGATCAAGGTGAACGGTTCGATCCGCATCGTTGCGAACGACACCACCGCAGGTCTCCGTCCGCCGGTCCTCGCTCCTGGTATCCTTCTCGACAACTCGTCCGTCGATCACTTCTTCAATTTCATCGGCAAGGGCGCCACGGTCGAGATGACCAACCTGTACCTCCTGTCGGTCCGTTCCGATCAGAACTGGCTGGGCTGGAGCGACGGTATCCGCATCAACGCCGACAGCGTCAAGATCAAGCTGCGCAGCGTTGTGTTCGATGGTTGGAGCGATGCCGGTATCCGTATCGATGCACATTGGACCCGGATGGACGTGCAGGATTGCATGTTCCGTAACCACCAGCACTCCTCGTCGTGGTTTGGCGGCCAGCCCTTCATGACGGGCTCCCCGATCGCGTTGGACACGGTGAAGTTCATCAACAATAGCTTCTTCGCGAACAACTCGTATCTGTGGTCGATCCGCGGTTATGATGTGAAGTCCATCTTCGAGCACAACACGCTGGTGTACGGCACGGTGAACCCGTTCCTCACCCGCCAGGGCTCGCACCTCTTCATCAAGAACAACCTGTTCTACGCCATGCACGCCATGGGCGGAAACCCGGATCACGTGTGGGGCGGTTGGTTCCTGAACTATCCGGACACCACCTCGTCCGGTATCGTCCAGATCCGTTCGAAGATGACGTGGCAGGCAATCGAGACGACCGGACCGGAAGTGTATGTTGACTCTGCACACGGCGTGTATGCACCGATGGTCGCAGCGTCCAACCGTTCGCTCGACCTCCGCAACAACTACTGGTACCTCCCCACGACGCTGACCGGCTTCTATCAGGCCTACAACGACACGACCACCAAGTTCGACAGCCTTGACTACCAGCAGTATGGTCTTGGCCAGAAGGGCTGGATCAAACGCATCCTGGTCTCCCCGACCTGGATCAACCAGATGAGCGGCAAGGTCGTGGATAGCGTCATCGTTGCACAGGGCGGTACGGTCATCAACAGCGGTAACAACCTCAACACGGATCCTGGATTCGGTTCGACGGTCACCCCGCACATGGCCAAGCTGATCGCGTATGTGAACAAGATCTCCACGGGTACGCTGGATTCGACGTGGCACTACAAGGGCACCAGCGGCGTTCTGTATCCGCCGACCTGGCCGCTGCCGGAAAACCTCGCCTACACGAACACTGCCATGCAGACGGCAGGTTCGGATGGTTTCCCGATCGGTGACCTGAACTGGTTCCCGGCAAAGAAGGCCCAGTGGCTGCTGACGGATGTCCGTCCGGTCGACAACATTGTTCCGGATGCATTCACGCTGGATCAGAACTACCCGAATCCGTTCAACCCGACGACCCAGATCACGTTCTCGCTGAAGAGCAACGAGCAGGTGTCGCTGGTGGTCTACAACATGCTGGGCCAGCAGGTCCGCACGTTGGTCAATGGTCAGGAAATGGCCGCGGGTTCCTATTCCGCGACGTGGAATGGCCTCGACGATCGCGGCTTCCAGATGGCAAGCGGTGCGTATGTGTACCGCCTCCAGACGAAGTCGTTCTCGATGACCCGCACCATGATGCTGCTGAAGTAA